The Spiribacter roseus genome includes the window CAAAGAATAGAATCAGTAGGGGCAGCAACCCTCGGGCGACTTTTGTAGCCGGTTCCCGCTTTACCGTCAGAGTAATACCCAGCTCGTCCCAATACTCTCCCGTTTCCGATACCCATTCAGTACCAACTTCAGTGAAAGACGCATTTTCCATCCTCCACCCGGGGACATGAATACCGCCTAGCGATATCTCAATTTTATCAATGGACGCTGCTTCGTGATACCATTTAGAAGGAACAAGGTCCATATATGCTGAAGAGTCCTCGCCAGCTACTATTATCGGTATTTCCAATTCGTCGAATGGAAAATAGCGAAAATTTCCTACGATGTTCGCACTGCCTTTGACTCGTGTCATGTAGGCGAAGCGGTTGTTTTGAACCATCCAATGGTGACCTTGTACTGTTTCAGGGTCATGGATAGACATCATTTCGATATCGGGGTTGTAGAACCTTTGCCAAACGTTATCTGCAAGATGTCCAACGCATTTCACGTTGGCATGAGGTCTTGAAAGCGGATATTCAATGGTTAAGTAGAAGTCGACGACAGCAATGTTATTGCTCGGCGAAATATTGGTTACCCGTATGGGTTGTATACCGATTCCCACCTCATATCGGTTGTCGCGGGTCAACTTGGGCGTAAATACTGTATCCGAGGCCGCGCACAGGTCAGTGTCACCCCGAGCATTTTGATCGGCCGCCTCACTACCAGAAGGTACAGATATACTCAGCGCGAGAAGTATCAAAACGCCGCTGAGCGCTATCTTTTTTAACGATAGATGCTCGCTCATCGGGTACCTCATAGGCTCGGATCAAAAAGGCGGAGAAGTTTTTTAGTAGCGATGATGGAACTCATGAGCGCTGGAACATTTGGTTTCGTCAGTTGGAGAGTTGACGTGTCCACGAGTTGTGCTGGGAAGACCAGATATTCACGGTAATCGGTTGATGGCGGAACTGCGCTGACAATACGCTCCGTAACAGTTGCGTCGCCTATCACTAATCCAGAATCCGTCTCTGTCTGAACGTGTTTTTGGAAATACATCGAATATCTAGTGATAGGCCTACTTGCGGCCAGAGTTGAGATCAGCTTGCAAGTGATTGTCAGGCTCCATGGTAAACGAGACATGCGACGGGCTACTGTCTGTGGCCCTCGGTGCCAGGCAAATGTGAGCGTACCAATACATGTCATGTTCGACAAAAACCACAATCGCGAGGAGACGCGTGCGCAATCGGAAGAGCTCAACCCATTCTAACTCCTAGATATGCGGGAGGGGGATTTAGTCCAGTAGTAGTACACTATCGACTATGGCACGTTTCTAGCTACAGACACATCAGAGTTGATGGTTGATCGAGCCTTAGCGCTTGTGGTCATCACGGGCCCTTATACCCGGAGCGCTCGCCGGTTGAAGATTACAGCGAGGCTATAGCGCCGTGAGGCCCTCGGTCAATGAGGCCTCGTGGCTATTTTGCGAACTTGTGGCGACAGCTCGCCGCCTAGAGATCCAGGAACATTGCCCAGTCCGCCATAAGACTACGCCTCTTTTCGAGGAGGTCCCCGCGCCGGTAGGCGCGCTCGACGGCGCTCTGGATCACGTGTGCTAGTGCCTGCTCCGCGACTTCATGCGGGTAGTTGGTGTTCTCACTGATCCAGTCCCGAAAAGTGGAGCGTAACCCGTGCGGAGTCGCCTCTACATCCATGCGTTTCATCACCTTGGAAAGCGCCATATCAGAGAGGATGCCGCCCCGTGGTGCGGGAAATACGTATATAGAACTTGGAAACCTTGGGAGTGAGCAGAGCAGGGCAAGAGCTTGATCACTTAGCGGGACAAGGTGCGGTTTGCCGGCTTTCATCCGCTCCGCCGGGATGGTCCATATCGCTGTGCCAAGATCGATCTCATCCCATGTCGCACCGCGGACTTCCCCAGACCGCGCGGCCGTTAGTAGCAGGAATGTGAGTGCCCGCGGTGCAATGCCGTTGCATTGGCGAAGGGCGCGCATGAAAGCCGGGGCATCCTGCCAAGGGATCGCCGCATGGTGTTGGACCGGCTTAATCTTGGTTGTCGCGGGGAGCACCGCATCGAGTTGCCTTTCCACCGCGCTGGGTTGGGCCCTTGCCGATAACCAGAGACAATCGCGAAGTCGAGAACCTTCTCGGTACGACCGCGAACCCGACTGGCCGTCTCCGGTTTGCTCTCCCAGATGGTGCGGAGGGCGCTGACGATGTGAGCGAGCTCGATCTGGTCGACCGTTAGGCCGCCTATGGCAGGACTGATATAAGTCTCAACACTGGTGCGCCACTGTTTGGCATGCTTAGAATTCTTGAACTCCCGGACTTTTTGCTGCCAGTACGCCTCGAGGCACTCATCAAAGGTGACGCGTTTACTGGCAGCCGCGTCGCGCTCCGCCTGCTGGGCTCGCCGCTCGGCAAGAGGGTCGTGCCCGTCACGAATTGCGGCCCTGATCTCGGCGGCTTGTTGTCGTGCCATGGCGAGCGAGACCTCGGGAAAGGGGCCCAGGCCGACGTCGCGCCGTCGACCATTTACCATGGCTCGCAGGAACCAGTATTTTGCACCCGTCGGGGTGACACGAATGTACAAGCCGGCGACACCGCCCACGGCGTGGAGGCCGGGTTTTTGAAGCTTTCGAATGGCCATCGCCGAGAGTTCGGTTGCAAGCTTTGGCATGGCCATCATCCCGCCCATCAAAAAATTTGTTATTGGACGCTACTGCATGCAACGAGCCGTGACAAGTCAAAGCGGGGAAAACAAACGAAACCAATAGGTTATGCAACGTTCTGCAACGAATTACAAATGCGCCGAAGCGGACACCCTCTCCGCCAGACAC containing:
- a CDS encoding ligand-gated ion channel gives rise to the protein MSEHLSLKKIALSGVLILLALSISVPSGSEAADQNARGDTDLCAASDTVFTPKLTRDNRYEVGIGIQPIRVTNISPSNNIAVVDFYLTIEYPLSRPHANVKCVGHLADNVWQRFYNPDIEMMSIHDPETVQGHHWMVQNNRFAYMTRVKGSANIVGNFRYFPFDELEIPIIVAGEDSSAYMDLVPSKWYHEAASIDKIEISLGGIHVPGWRMENASFTEVGTEWVSETGEYWDELGITLTVKREPATKVARGLLPLLILFFVTFGSYTLRESEDLPSGRDRLVDTRIHVQIGTLLALFAYTLYLMELIPETAYLTLGDLTWMSFMVAIGLVLLSEYLPNEVSIASRPLIIKKLALRGAFTLVILLTGIYFSFYLLHG
- a CDS encoding tyrosine-type recombinase/integrase; protein product: MRALRQCNGIAPRALTFLLLTAARSGEVRGATWDEIDLGTAIWTIPAERMKAGKPHLVPLSDQALALLCSLPRFPSSIYVFPAPRGGILSDMALSKVMKRMDVEATPHGLRSTFRDWISENTNYPHEVAEQALAHVIQSAVERAYRRGDLLEKRRSLMADWAMFLDL
- a CDS encoding tyrosine-type recombinase/integrase: MPKLATELSAMAIRKLQKPGLHAVGGVAGLYIRVTPTGAKYWFLRAMVNGRRRDVGLGPFPEVSLAMARQQAAEIRAAIRDGHDPLAERRAQQAERDAAASKRVTFDECLEAYWQQKVREFKNSKHAKQWRTSVETYISPAIGGLTVDQIELAHIVSALRTIWESKPETASRVRGRTEKVLDFAIVSGYRQGPNPARWKGNSMRCSPRQPRLSRSNTMRRSLGRMPRLSCAPFANATALHRGHSHSCY